The Candidatus Cloacimonadota bacterium sequence AATGACGATAATTTTATATTCAATAGCAACCCTTGGAATTCTTGGTATTATTTATGGACTGGGACTCGCTTTGGCATCGAAGAAATTCCATGTCGAAGTAGATCCGAAAATTGAACAAATTAATGAAGTTTTACCGCAAGCAAATTGCGGAGCATGCGGTCTTCCGGGTTGTTCTGCTTATGCAGAAGCAATTGTTAATAAAGGTGAAGATATAAATTTATGTGCTCCAGGTGGTGAAAGTTCGATTAAAGAAATCGCCAGAATAATGGGAATCAAAGCATCCACAAAAGAGAGAAATATCGCTGTTATTCACTGTCAAAGTGGTGGTTATAACAATACTTTTTTCCGTTATGAATACCAGGGAATAGCGACTTGTAAAGCAGCTGTTCTGGTTACACACGGACCAAACCTTTGTAATTTTGGTTGCGTTTTCCAGAATGATTGTATTGCTGCCTGCCATTTTGATGCTCTGCATCTCGATGAAAATGGAATAAGGGTCGTTGACAAAGAAAAATGTACAGGTTGCGGAGCCTGTGCCAAAGCTTGTCCTCGAAATTTGATCGAGATGGTGCCGATCAGTAAAAAGGTTCACATTCTCTGCTCATCGCATGATAAAGGTGTGGAGGCAAAGAAAAGATGCGGAAATAAGACTGCTTGTAT is a genomic window containing:
- a CDS encoding RnfABCDGE type electron transport complex subunit B, translated to MTIILYSIATLGILGIIYGLGLALASKKFHVEVDPKIEQINEVLPQANCGACGLPGCSAYAEAIVNKGEDINLCAPGGESSIKEIARIMGIKASTKERNIAVIHCQSGGYNNTFFRYEYQGIATCKAAVLVTHGPNLCNFGCVFQNDCIAACHFDALHLDENGIRVVDKEKCTGCGACAKACPRNLIEMVPISKKVHILCSSHDKGVEAKKRCGNKTACISCGLCVKKCPVGAIEMKDDLAVIDYEKCISCGECAKVCPTGAIIDPLAGKRKKAYILEENCIGCTICAKKCPVDAITGEVKKLHVVDQEKCIGCEICFEKCPKEAIEMR